Proteins encoded in a region of the Trypanosoma brucei brucei TREU927 chromosome 5, complete sequence genome:
- a CDS encoding regulator of nonsense transcripts 1, putative, with protein MFSEHASDERALGVATTPVASGETNKKPSCSYCSEESPTCLAFCNGCSKWFCNGSNGTSGSHIILHLVKSGHNSLKLHAENSLGDSTLECYICRSSNIFSLGFMPSKEEAVVVLVCREPCLHSKTLRDLNWDSSTWLPLIEERRLLPWICSIPSTLRRPLTLHDIKALEMSWEQKVKEFVDPVESVPEVPLYFESGTKYVEVFSSLIALDSQGARDSKDTSFEGIQCTQQKKIGGRHFFVLKPFPLFDVGVNRGDNVSIRVKGSESSLSGTITEVSATSVDNEHAVFVTDTTARSVDKKAVNEILAATTVTISPEYNGVADKRKMEALQQFARSEGSVSAYLYFTILGQKERAAHRNSGFDTEPEPRGHHNLNYSQEQALRVALRNPLTLIQGPPGTGKTSTSVAIIRELHSHVKSRILVCAPSNVAVDHLAQRVSGTGLKVVRLQAKYRNDIPCSVESIGLERQVGDYINASSGLERLKELLDSMQTGKSLNDKDYGTYKDGVEKIERLILRNADVVCCTCIGAGDYRLKTMKFKHVLIDEATQGTEPEVLIPLVRGAKQVILVGDHCQLRPLVFSTAAEKAGYQRSLFERLVLMGHRPVRLDVQYRMNPSLSFFPSHHYYEGTLQNGVTAEQRDASEVFPWPDVTKPIFFYNATGNEELGSNGRSYLNRAEAALTEQIVTKLIQGGVEPGDIGVITPYRSQCRYLRSYLSRSGRLPMEVYDRVEISSVDAFQGREKEFIILSCVRSNHRQGAGFVTDGRRLNVSLTRAKRGLIIMGNVQLFSRYPGWHELLVHMNSLSLIVEGPIDDLVPSAVVLQKPRKRGGKLKGEESDSPLFLPGES; from the coding sequence ATGTTCAGTGAGCATGCTAGTGATGAACGAGCGCTCGGTGTTGCTACCACACCGGTTGCAAGTGGGGAGACGAACAAGAAACCCAGCTGCTCGTACTGTAGCGAAGAGAGCCCGACCTGCTTAGCCTTTTGCAATGGATGCTCAAAATGGTTTTGTAATGGGTCAAATGGTACCAGCGGTTCTCACATTATTCTTCACCTCGTAAAAAGTGGGCATAATTCACTGAAACTGCACGCAGAGAATTCGCTTGGTGATTCCACTTTAGAGTGCTACATATGTCGATCTTcgaatattttttccttggGATTTATGCCTTCAAAGGAGGAAGCTGTCGTTGTACTTGTCTGTCGCGAACCGTGTCTTCATTCGAAGACGCTACGTGACCTAAACTGGGACTCTTCTACTTGGCTACCCCTGATAGAAGAGCGGAGGTTGCTTCCATGGATTTGCAGTATTCCCAGTACCCTGCGCCGACCACTGACGTTGCATGACATTAAGGCACTTGAAATGAGTTGGGAACAGAAGGTCAAAGAATTTGTTGATCCTGTTGAGAGTGTCCCAGAGGTTCCATTATATTTTGAGAGTGGAACGAAATACGTGGAAGTATTTTCGAGTTTAATTGCTCTTGATTCCCAAGGGGCAAGAGATTCAAAGGATACTTCTTTTGAGGGTATCCAGTGCacacaacagaagaagatCGGCGGTAGGCATTTTTTCGTGTTGAAACCGTTCCCCCTCTTCGACGTAGGTGTAAATCGCGGTGATAACGTATCAATCCGCGTTAAGGGAAGTGAAAGCAGTCTATCTGGCACTATCACTGAAGTTAGTGCAACTTCAGTCGACAACGAACACGCTGTTTTCGTAACTGATACCACAGCACGTTCGGTGGATAAGAAGGCTGTGAATGAGATTCTTGCTGCAACCACTGTAACTATTTCTCCAGAGTACAACGGGGTTGCTGATAAACGGAAGATGGAAGCACTGCAGCAGTTTGCACGGTCTGAAGGCTCGGTCTCCGCTTATTTGTACTTCACCATTCTTGGGCAGAAGGAACGTGCTGCGCACAGGAATTCTGGGTTTGATACCGAACCTGAGCCGAGGGGGCACCACAATTTGAATTATTCCCAAGAACAGGCCTTGAGAGTGGCCCTCAGAAATCCATTGACCCTTATTCAAGGACCGCCCGGCACAGGGAAAACGTCAACAAGTGTGGCAATTATTCGGGAGTTGCACAGTCACGTAAAGTCGAGGATTTTGGTTTGCGCTCCAAGTAATGTTGCAGTCGACCACCTAGCACAAAGAGTTAGTGGAACTGGATTAAAAGTTGTTCGATTGCAAGCTAAGTACCGCAACGACATTCCTTGCTCTGTGGAAAGTATTGGGCTTGAAAGACAGGTAGGAGATTACATTAACGCGAGTTCAGGTCTCGAGAGATTGAAAGAACTTCTGGACTCGATGCAAACAGGTAAGAGTTTAAATGACAAAGACTACGGCACTTACAAAGATGGTGTGGAGAAAATTGAGCGGTTAATCCTTCGGAATGCAGACGTCGTATGCTGCACATGCATTGGAGCGGGCGACTATAGATTGAAAACTATGAAGTTCAAACATGTCCTTATAGACGAGGCAACCCAAGGAACTGAGCCGGAAGTGTTGATTCCATTGGTCCGAGGGGCGAAGCAAGTTATTTTGGTTGGGGACCACTGTCAATTACGTCCGTTGGTTTTCTCTACCGCAGCAGAGAAAGCTGGATACCAACGAAGTTTGTTTGAACGACTAGTGTTGATGGGACACCGACCAGTGCGGTTGGACGTGCAATACCGGATGAatccttctctctctttcttcccctctcATCATTATTATGAGGGGACCCTTCAGAATGGCGTTACCGCTGAGCAACGCGATGCGTCGGAAGTCTTCCCCTGGCCGGACGTAACGAAGCCCATTTTTTTCTACAATGCAACCGGGAATGAGGAACTTGGGTCAAACGGAAGATCATATCTGAATCGAGCGGAGGCTGCATTGACTGAGCAGATTGTAACGAAGCTTATACAGGGGGGAGTGGAACCCGGGGATATCGGTGTCATAACTCCGTATAGGTCACAATGTCGATATTTGAGAAGCTATCTTTCACGTAGTGGTCGTCTTCCTATGGAAGTGTATGATCGCGTCGAAATTTCGTCTGTTGATGCGTTtcagggaagagaaaaggaattCATAATTTTGTCGTGCGTTCGGAGCAATCACCGTCAGGGTGCGGGGTTTGTGACGGACGGGAGGAGGCTTAATGTTTCGCTAACCCGGGCGAAGCGTGGGCTAATTATAATGGGCAATGTGCAGCTTTTCTCACGGTACCCGGGCTGGCACGAACTCCTTGTGCATATGAATTCTTTGTCGTTGATCGTGGAAGGCCCTATTGACGACCTCGTTCCCTCGGCGGTGGTGCTGCAGAAACCACGGAAAAGAGGTGGTAAattgaaaggggaagaatCCGACTCGCCATTGTTCTTGCCTGGTGAGTCTTGa
- a CDS encoding hypothetical protein, conserved (similar to GB:AAC47003.1: infective insect stage-specific protein {Leishmania major}) produces the protein MKETLLLFLPTFKPTRITMATCPKHLFGKYHLKSFNGKSALEGELAGVTLELGEEDGRVTVRAKAGNAMSGVLKYEGGMLTGPLMSTMMMPPPAVLKVERTLVSGFSSGMHALREGSSLTLSHKTDTMVFEAVE, from the coding sequence ATGAAAGAGACTTTACTCTTGTTTTTACCCACGTTCAAGCCGACACGGATAACAATGGCCACCTGCCCTAAACACCTGTTCGGGAAGTACCATCTAAAGAGTTTTAATGGCAAAAGCGCCTTGGAGGGCGAACTGGCCGGTGTGACACTGGAGCTTGGTGAAGAAGACGGTCGTGTCACAGTACGCGCGAAGGCGGGAAATGCGATGAGTGGTGTGTTGAAGTATGAAGGTGGGATGCTCACCGGTCCCTTGATGTCTACAATGATGATGCCTCCCCCTGCTGTCTTGAAAGTAGAACGAACCCTCGTGTCCGGTTTTTCCAGCGGTATGCATGCGCTCCGTGAAGGCTCTTCTCTTACGCTTTCGCATAAGACAGACACGATGGTGTTTGAGGCCGTGGAGTAA
- a CDS encoding hypothetical protein, conserved (Similar to GP:2921428: infective insect stage-specific protein {Leishmania donovani}): MKETLLLFLPTFKPTRITMATCPKHLFGKYHLKSFNGKSALEGELAGVTLELGEEDGRVTVRAKAGNAMNGVLKYEGGMLTGPLISTIMLSPPALMEVESAFSSGFSSGMHALREGSSLTLSHKTDTMVFEAVE, translated from the coding sequence ATGAAAGAGACTTTACTCTTGTTTTTACCCACGTTCAAGCCGACACGGATAACAATGGCCACCTGCCCTAAACACCTGTTCGGGAAGTACCATCTAAAGAGTTTTAATGGCAAAAGCGCCTTGGAGGGCGAACTGGCCGGTGTGACACTGGAGCTTGGTGAAGAAGACGGTCGTGTCACAGTACGCGCGAAGGCGGGAAATGCGATGAATGGTGTGTTGAAGTATGAAGGTGGGATGCTCACCGGTCCCTTGATATCCACTATTATGCTCTCGCCCCCTGCTTTGATGGAGGTGGAGAGTGCTTTCAGTTCTGGATTTTCCAGCGGTATGCATGCGCTCCGTGAAGGCTCTTCTCTTACGCTTTCGCATAAGACAGACACGATGGTGTTTGAGGCCGTGGAGTAA
- a CDS encoding hypothetical protein, conserved (similar to GB:AAR91713.1: meta 2 protein {Leishmania amazonensis}), with the protein MMDITALCGNYRLCEIDGKTCSEEVFIALEASGGGVEVVAMVGNTLCGRACVNGDRISANLTSTMRQVEEEMMRIESLLTCGFKAGFTCEQSDIILTLTGEQSVFTLERDVLCDIKFGEYTLCEFNGEPVASDEMVLTLLPAVVDGALVIAQFKNSLRGELELRNGRLRGVIASTMCEVDGSLKCAEEAFLSATRGDGIKVCSDDHRLVLKDDHNAFVYVLRPAIPENLVSEYLLKSFNGESVEAERRVMFRFSQSADGVGTDVVASVANTIRGKVRVDDGKLKSKVMSSRRKGNESEMRFENALKEGFKAGFSWSLDDTVLTLECDGNRLIFVKVAAVPCENGRPGYIGDKVSRCFKAHDDARVYRIINTVESKWAFYNDTTEYNFNVSVTFGRKSKVRGLANTSIETNEEGLTVASVSVAPGATEMFVAGDVNGYKCSYDAVHQ; encoded by the coding sequence ATGATGGATATTACTGCGTTGTGCGGAAACTATCGGTTGTGTGAGATTGACGGAAAGACGTGCTCCGAGGAAGTGTTTATTGCTCTAGAGGcgtctggtggtggtgttgaggTTGTTGCCATGGTGGGCAACACCCTGTGCGGGCGCGCTTGTGTGAATGGGGACAGGATTAGTGCGAACCTTACTAGCACTATGAGGCAGGTGGAAGAAGAGATGATGAGGATTGAAAGCCTGCTGACATGCGGGTTCAAGGCCGGGTTTACCTGTGAGCAGAGTGACATCATACTGACGCTGACTGGAGAGCAGAGTGTCTTCACATTGGAGCGTGATGTATTATGTGATATAAAGTTTGGTGAGTATACCCTCTGTGAGTTCAATGGGGAACCCGTGGCTTCGGACGAGATGGTGCTCACCCTGCTCCCCGCTGTGGTAGATGGTGCCCTTGTGATTGCACAGTTCAAAAACTCTCTCCGCGGGGAGCTGGAGCTTCGCAATGGTCGTCTCCGCGGCGTTATTGCGTCGACGATGTGCGAGGTGGATGGTTCTTTGAAGTGCGCGGAGGAAGCGTTTTTGTCAGCTACCAGGGGTGATGGCATAAAAGTGTGCTCTGACGACCACCGGCTTGTGCTTAAGGACGACCACAATGCGTTCGTTTATGTGCTGCGTCCAGCAATTCCAGAGAACCTTGTGAGCGAGTACTTACTGAAGAGCTTCAATGGCGAGTCTGTAGAGGCTGAGAGGCGTGTGATGTTCCGCTTTTCCCAATCAGCTGACGGTGTCGGTACGGATGTTGTGGCGAGTGTTGCCAATACGATCAGGGGGAAGGTAAGAGTGGATGACGGAAAGTTAAAATCGAAGGTGATGTCATcacgaaggaaagggaatgaGTCGGAGATGCGATTTGAGAATGCTCTGAAGGAAGGGTTCAAGGCTGGGTTTTCGTGGTCTCTGGACGACACGGTGCTGACTCTTGAGTGCGACGGGAACCGCCTCATCTTCGTGAAAGTTGCCGCTGTGCCGTGCGAAAATGGTAGGCCGGGGTATATTGGTGATAAGGTTTCAAGATGCTTTAAGGCCCACGACGATGCTCGAGTGTACCGTATCATCAACACTGTGGAATCGAAGTGGGCATTTTACAATGACACGACCGAATACAATTTTAATGTGTCAGTGACTTTTGGGCGGAAATCAAAGGTACGCGGTCTGGCCAACACGTCAATTGAGACAAATGAGGAAGGCTTGACGGTTGCCAGCGTGTCAGTCGCCCCTGGTGCGACGGAGATGTTCGTTGCTGGGGATGTAAACGGGTACAAGTGCTCCTATGACGCAGTGCACCAGTAG
- a CDS encoding hypothetical protein, conserved (Similar to GP:2921428: infective insect stage-specific protein {Leishmania donovani}): protein MKETLLLFLPTFKPTRITMATCPKHLFGKYHLESFNGKSALEGELAGVTLELGEEDGRVTVRAKAGNAMNGVLKYEGGMLTGVLISTIMLSPPALMEVESAFSSGFSSGMHALREGSSLTLSHKTDTMVFEAVE, encoded by the coding sequence ATGAAAGAGACTTTACTCTTGTTTTTACCCACGTTCAAGCCGACACGGATAACAATGGCCACCTGCCCTAAACACCTGTTCGGGAAGTACCATCTAGAGAGTTTTAATGGCAAAAGCGCCTTGGAGGGCGAACTGGCCGGTGTGACACTGGAGCTTGGTGAAGAAGACGGTCGTGTCACAGTACGCGCGAAGGCGGGAAATGCGATGAATGGTGTGTTGAAGTATGAAGGTGGGATGCTCACCGGCGTCTTGATATCCACTATTATGCTCTCGCCCCCTGCTTTGATGGAGGTGGAGAGTGCTTTCAGTTCTGGATTTTCCAGCGGTATGCATGCGCTCCGTGAAGGCTCTTCTCTTACGCTTTCGCATAAGACAGACACGATGGTGTTTGAGGCCGTGGAGTAA
- a CDS encoding hypothetical protein, conserved (similar to GP:1237122: infective insect stage-specific protein {Leishmania major}): protein MKETLLLFLPTFKPTRITMATCPKHLFGKYHLKSFNGKSALEGELAGVTLELGEEDGRVTVRAKAGNAMNGVLKYEGGMLTGPLMSTRMMPPPALMEVESAFSSGFSSGMHALREGSSLTLSHKTDTMVFEAVE from the coding sequence ATGAAAGAGACTTTACTCTTGTTTTTACCCACGTTCAAGCCGACACGGATAACAATGGCCACCTGCCCTAAACACCTGTTCGGGAAGTACCATCTAAAGAGTTTTAATGGCAAAAGCGCCTTGGAGGGCGAACTGGCCGGTGTGACACTGGAGCTTGGTGAAGAAGACGGTCGTGTCACAGTACGCGCGAAGGCGGGAAATGCGATGAATGGTGTGTTGAAGTATGAAGGTGGGATGCTCACCGGTCCCTTGATGTCCACAAGAATGATGCCGCCCCCTGCTTTGATGGAGGTGGAGAGTGCTTTCAGTTCTGGATTTTCCAGCGGTATGCATGCGCTCCGTGAAGGCTCTTCTCTTACGCTTTCGCATAAGACAGACACGATGGTGTTTGAGGCCGTGGAGTAA
- a CDS encoding acetyltransferase, putative (similar to 1-acyl-sn-glycerol-3-phosphate acyltransferase delta (EC 2.3.1.51) (1-AGP acyltransferase 4) (1-AGPAT 4) (Lysophosphatidic acidacyltransferase-delta) (LPAAT-delta) (1-acylglycerol-3-phosphate O-acyltransferase 4). (Swiss-Prot:Q9NRZ5) [Homo sapiens;]), which produces MALTARGLFFVCALVTTSSTSFFLFACWPVLIVAALRLCTGSAPKRVISLANTYYDFVQQLWIYMMVLLLEGVLRVRIAYHLVSKGEMAREQKLADFFARPPPGRVKLIILNHRCHLDWLVMFPFLARAGIAKSLRIVLKVGLSRVPIFGWSMQLFRYLFLTRKWASDRSHVVRMMDYYKNSDGTVVFLFPEGTDLTESSVKKSNAYALRNNLPQFYQVLNPRSTGMIEMKNMIGAENIDEIVDVTMGYTDFVRGERPNEASLLNGRTPSKIHIVCTRHCFSNDQQDGWEVGDRVKGLRGKGLFSVPADDEALKNWLTDRFAKKELLLSRFYTRNPVGFDEEHIRSVFGQDCDIVSYDEDEEAARYPEITKFSRIARDLGMWYGVVFVILYWTVPVVLVLLFAGYWVLFWFVLCSILCVSAVRKVGNLSYYLIP; this is translated from the coding sequence ATGGCACTCACTGCACGTGGcctatttttcgtttgtgcCTTGGTCACAACATCGTCTACttcgtttttcctctttgcatGTTGGCCTGTGTTAATCGTTGCCGCTTTGCGGTTATGTACGGGATCAGCGCCGAAACGAGTGATATCGCTTGCAAACACGTACTACGACTTCGTTCAGCAGCTTTGGATATATATGATGGTACTTCTGCTAGAGGGAGTCCTGCGTGTACGTATTGCGTACCACCTTGTGTCCAAGGGGGAAATGGCACGTGAGCAGAAGCTTGCTGATTTCTTTGCCCGACCCCCCCCGGGTAGGGTAAAGTTGATCATACTCAATCACCGTTGTCACCTTGACTGGTTAGTGATGTTCCCCTTTCTTGCGCGAGCCGGAATCGCGAAGTCGCTTCGTATCGTACTTAAGGTTGGGCTGAGCCGCGTCCCCATATTCGGGTGGTCGATGCAGCTGTTTCGTTACCTATTTTTAACTCGCAAGTGGGCGTCCGATCGGAGCCATGTGGTACGCATGATGGATTACTACAAGAACAGTGACGGGAcagttgtgtttttgtttcctgaGGGAACGGATTTGACCGAAAGTAGTGTGAAGAAGTCCAATGCCTATGCTCTTCGTAACAACCTGCCACAATTTTACCAGGTGCTGAATCCTCGCTCGACGGGCATGATAGAAATGAAGAATATGATAGGAGCGGAGAACATTGATGAAATTGTCGACGTGACAATGGGGTATACGGACTTTGTGCGTGGGGAGCGCCCCAATGAGGCATCGCTGCTTAACGGTCGGACACCTTCAAAAATACATATAGTATGCACCCGGCACTGTTTTTCCAATGACCAACAAGATGGCTGGGAGGTGGGTGACCGCGTAAAGGGGTTAAGAGGCAAAGGATTATTCTCAGTTCCAGCGGATGATGAAGCGCTGAAGAACTGGTTAACAGACCGGTTCGCCAAAAAAGAGCTTTTGCTCTCCCGATTTTATACACGAAATCCCGTAGGATTCGATGAGGAGCATATTCGAAGCGTGTTTGGTCAGGACTGTGATATTGTTTCCTatgatgaagatgaggaagCGGCGCGGTACCCTGAGATCACAAAATTTTCTCGCATTGCGAGGGATTTGGGAATGTGGTACGGTGTTGTATTTGTCATTTTGTACTGGACAGTACCGGTGGTACTAGTTCTACTTTTTGCTGGGTACTGGGTGTTGTTTTGGTTCGTCTTGTGCAGTATATTGTGCGTTTCGGCTGTACGTAAAGTAGGTAACTTGAGCTACTATTTAATACCCTAA